The stretch of DNA AACCCGAAAACCAGTTGTCTAAGGCGTATTTCAGCACCACTCCTAAATCAGACATCTTGTTGAACAACTTGTGTGAAAGTTTTAACAGCTTCATTATAGATGCCAGGGAGAAGCCAGTAATTGAGATGTATGAGATGATACGAAATCTTTTGATGGGCAGATTTCAAAAAAACAGAGAGAGGGCTAACAAATGGAACGGTCGAATTTGTTCAAAGATCAAAGATGTGCTTGCAAAGATATATGTGGAAGCAATTAGGTATTCTCCCATGAAGTCAGATGAAATGCACTACCAGATAACGAGATCAGATGATAAACGTGATCAGCATTCGGTTGACTTGTTCAACAGGTCTTGCAGTTGTAGGAAATATGACTTGACAGGCATACCTTGCAAGCACGCTGTATGCGCCATTTGGTGCAAAAAAGATGATCCAGAAGCATATGTCCATCCTTATTACTTGGTAGAGACATATAGAAGATGTTATGCAGCACGAATAATGCCTGTCAATGGGCCAGACTTGTGGCCCCCATGTGATTTGGTGCCACCACTGCCCCCAGTTTACATACAAAAAGTTGGAAGACCTGCAAAATTACGAAGAAGAGAACCAGATGAACCACCCCCTTCTGAAAATAAGTTGAGAGGTGTAAAAAAATTTACCAAATGCAAACAATGCGGTGGATCAGGACATAACAAAAGGACTTGTAACCGGACTGAAGATCTACAACACCAAGAAGCATTCCAAAAAGAGCCCATGACACAGCAAAGCGCAATTTTACCCAATAAGAATTTGGGTGcaacaagaaaagaaaaactACAGGTTCTGAAAAtgaaacttatttttattgctttttttTCGCACTTTAACAAATATGTTGTTGTATGTACTTACATGCAGGTGAAAAGAGCACGACAAGTTGGGGTTAATATTGAAGGGAGTTCATGCTCAATATCTTCGATAAATGTAAGTTTTTTTAAACTCTTTGATTTAATGTTATTCATACGAGTTCAATATATTCTGAAATGAAATGGTTGATGTGATATAATTATTTTGTTTGTATTGTTATAGATTAACCAATCAGTGAACATTCATACACCTGCTTTTCTGAAAGATGGCGTCAGCTTCACAACAGTGTCACGACTACGAGCTTCAACAGGTGTTCGAGGTAGAGCTGGTCAGTCATCATCTTCGTCACGAATTCATGGGGTCAAGTCTAACTCTTCTCAGGaatctttcaagaagaaatGAATTTGTGGGACGTGATATTCTCtcgagaaaattttattttgtttaggaatCCAGTTTCTTTGTTTCCTATTGTTTCGGTGCTACAAGAAACTTGTTCGACTTGAATTAGTCATGGATGTGAAGTGATGTTGAAAGTTGTTGTTTTCTACtgtatgaatttttatttagtCATGGATGGAATCTTTCAAGTCTTTCACGGTTgctctttattttattgttcagtGTACTGTTTCAAACAGCATGAGATCTGGTGATTTATATTTCGTATTATTTTATCGGCTTTGTGCTGTCCcttaaattattttgactaGGTTTGTGAGCTTTTTATATTGTCATGATCTCAATGGGGTTAATAGATGACATATCTGCTTTGATGCTGTTAAGAAAGCAAACTTGACTCTATTATTGACTGGAATAAGATCTGTGGCTTTACTATTATTAAAATCCTACCGTTTTGATCTTTCGAGCAGCACTGGAATAAGATCTGTGGCTTTACTATTATTAAACTTGACTCTATTATAGAATTTTTATACCTAAGAGCCATTCTGGTTTTCCCATTGTTTGTTCTTTCCCTCATTCTTATTCTGGCCACTTGATATGATTCAGTCacatatcatatttttcatctgATGCTCATTTTACTGAAAAAATTGTATAAATTATGATGAATAATGTTCTATGAGGAAAAGAGTCAAGGATACTTCTAGGATAAGTCACTACTAAAGAAATTTTCCGAGGTACCGGAAGTGCAACTATTTGTGAATGCAATTAGTTGTGAATGAGGCCAAGCtctgtttttttatttatccATCCAGGGAGGAGGATTTCAGGGTTTTAGCGTATTTCAAGAGCAAAAAAATGATTAGAAAAAAtatcatgacatgtatattagaaatGGACAAACCGTCACCCTCTTAAAATAGACAAacattgaaataaataaaaaaggaCGTGTGAAAGAAGTTCACATTTTTTTACCAATACACCAAAATCATACATAGTCTTGAGTCAACGAACGAACACTACAAATCCAAGTTACAGATACACAAGGATATCTAATCTTCGCCACCAATTTCTAGAGATTGTACTAGTTGTTTAATCTCTTCCGCTAACCCTGCAACCTTCAATAAATGATTGCGGTTCTCATTTTCTAATTCTAAAAGCAAATCttttacttttaataatttctCAGCGTCAGTACTTCTGTTTGGAGCGGTGCTAAAAGTTGCACACGAACTTTCTTCGTCAGACATAAATGAAGCAGATGAATTTTGTTTCTCTAGGTATGCatgaaaagcttttgatgcttCATCCCTACTGCAGAATGATTTATGAGAAGCCCCACTAAATTTGTTTACTTGACTATGTGCTTCTTCCCATGTCTCGTATACACCAGTTTTACGTCCAACGAAGACAACATATGTTTTCCCCTACAATACACAAAAAAACAAAGCAATTTTCATTGTTTTATAAACAAGTATGATTACAATAAAACAGTACTTGAAATTAAAAGGTGCACCACCATTTTGTTAGCTTTCTTCGATGATCTCCTGAAATGATAggtaaaaaaaatgatattataaaaTCATCAATTCCCACAGGGACGAGCATAAAACGGATGTTATGAAACCGAGAGGCACATCTACTCTTTCTGTATCATCACCGAAACAAGTCTTAAACTATATGCTGATATCAACATGTAAAATGTTGCATAGTAAAATATACAGATGCAATAAAAGTATGCTTTAAGCTCTAcatcatgaaataataaaagtttaaaaacaaGTTCAAAATATACATGAACAAAAAATTATACCAAAAAGTTTATTAATCAACCATATAATAAATCTTGAAATATAATTGAAGGTAACATCCAGATAGCAAACACTGAAATATAAATCGATCTCATAATGCAAGAAAATGGAGACACAGACAACTTGAGGAGAGAAAGAAACTTTCTTAGGTGTCTCTCCTTTCACGAGTTACCACTTTCCTCTTCAAGATGCAGCCAACTACAAATAATTACATGAatgacaaaaataaatattagtcATGTAAAGATTTCGGCAATTTAGGAGCAGGAAAAGGAGTTCTCAGATTGCGGCAATTTAGGAGCAGGAAAAGGAGTTCTCAGAACAAATACACCACAGAATGAAGGGCAGGAAGTTACAGAAATCGTCAATATACTTGTCGAATACACAATTTCGCACGATGTTGTAATTCTCTTTCAGGAAGAAACTAGTTCTTGTTTTTCGCATGAATAGGCACTCAAAATACAGGAAACTCGACCTGAAATTGAACAAATACCGAAGAAAGAACAGCTTATTACCTCGAGCATGCAGCGGCGACCGAATCGACGTGGAGGAATATAGTGGGTTGTTGCAGCAGGCAGCTATGGACTTGCTTGGAAGAGAAAGGATCGATTAGGGCTGGTGAAGTGATTTGGGTTTTTTGTTGAAGGCAGAAACGTTCTCTTCCGTTAATTTAACTCGAAATTGACGGAAATACTGATGAGGTAAAATAATGGGAAGATTTGGGACCAAATTGGTTCGAAAAATTGATTTGGGACTAAACCGAGAAACACACTTAAGATTTGAGACTAAACCGAGAATTTACCCTAAATTATACAAAAATGTGTATTTAGTCATAATTTTGAGGTCGATCTAATAGTAAACATTATACATTTTTGGAGTACATATTCCTGAAATAAGTTGCAAGTGGCATAGGACTGATTATTAGATTACTATTAGAGATTGATGTAAGAAGCCAAATAGCGTTCATGGTTGTGGAAATGTAGGAACTTATGTCTTTAAAAGTCTTGTAACGATCATGATATTTGGAGGTAATCCGCATGTCAAGTCTAGAATTTAGATGCCAAACATTATAAAGATGAAGACACCGATCGAGGAATTGTGGAAAGTCATTTATGGAATTTTGGATTCTAGAATTTAGGTTGATGGTCATTTACACGAATTTCTAATTGAGATAATTGGTAAATAGTCAAGATTCAATGTGATGATTTGAGAGTAAAAATATTAACATGATACTTCTTTGTATTTTGGGATTAAGTGGAGTTATGTGTTTGGATTTTACTCTTTAAGGTTATTTGATAACTTTGAATTACAAAGTTATGAGATATGTTGGTTCATATCAAAGTTTTGGTGttatataaacaaaaaaaaaattagttatgCTATGACCTTGCATGTTTTTAATATGCGTTATTAATGaacaaaatattaagttttatagGTAAATAATTTATTACCTTGATTTTGTGGATTTTAGGATTCTATGGACTAAAAGTAGAATCAAAGTCTCACTGTTTACTAAATTGGTGActgttttaatataatattaaaattctataaatattgTTAGAATCggaaaagtaaaaatatttgatttttaaaattagttttcaatcgtttttaggcggttgaaagttTTTCTTGAACTTTTAGAAATATGAACACTTGAAAATTGCGGGAAACGGTTCTTAATTTCTAATGATAGCTTCAGCTGGTTGGCTGGCTTGTTAAAAAGAAACGGTTCAAAAAGTAAGTGCAGACGAAAAGTAAAGACGCATGATTTTTATGGATATTCAGAGATAAAAACTCCTACCTCACTTCTTCTTCCTTTTTAGGAAGGATTTCACTAAAAGAATTTGACTTTACAAACTTATTGCAACAGCCTattccaatcaggacttatcacactgcttGTTTCGAAACTCTtaatgatcactttacacttctttATTTTAAGAACCCTCGATTCACTAGACAATAcaattaatcaaataattataaatgaAAATTGTATATTTTGTGTAACATGAAATTGATCCTTGAATGATCAGATATCTTTCTGCTTAGTGCATGCTTGATGAGCGATGAAGTATATGAACTTTAAGAGCACTCATATCTGTTAGCATGCAAGCTTCAATAGTGTTTCAATCGCGTGGTTGAAAAGCTTAAAATGATTGAACTCTCTTCTGCATTCTACAACTCTTCTTTTATAAGATATCATTCCAACGATCGAAAACGATGAATAACGTAAACCTGTATCGCTGGAGTGATGTTGTTAGAGTAGAtaccctgcaagccaacggttggctagggaatttattgactcaagtgtaataaacaatctttattttaatataatttaactttttatggtcttgttttactttcggtatacccatgcaaacagcatagataaagtcattgattatgctttaatacaaatgaatcgtaattagatgttgaaacttatttgtaaacactgcatattctaaattcattcatagtcgattcagccgcataaaacatggataaaggtcgcttgagctcgacactagcatctgtgatgttgtgtactgcgtttcttggtaagggcataaagatgtccaaacatgcagatgggtagtcatatgatgattataccgaacaaccctccctcgaactttccaagtggttattattcatcgagaggataagtctgtggttatgattgtacaccattatttcttacgactcgggacaacactgaggctctatatgctagggttgttctttgactcgtttaccagctccaagagagtcatcaggtggcgaggttgggtacagttgcgacacatgtaggagctagtgcattgtagtcggggatttacTCCTCACTTACGGGTGTGGATagcctatgtgatctgatgaaataatagtgcgtgaaatctctggccagagtatgagatgtacattggagaaAGAGTTCCccaatggtacatgcgatgccactatttatatgtatcacatagtcatcgaattaatatgcaaccctcgatgaacaatggttgcagattcgatcgggatatatgagatgaagtgaTCAcattgtacgttaatcataatcgactggttgttgcaggcactatcagggatacctagggaatcatggggcgatgctactagacgcttttACCATGGCTCGATGAGTTTAATcataaatatgatttctgacattctcatgatcaatagttgatacatagaatgggaaaattagggtaagcctgaataaaggattatgtcctgaatcacaaagagttgtgaacccaaggctagctgtatccctgaaccattgagatcacacaagtactggattattttgtcccagttgagataataaatacaaggagttgaatttatagaaaacattgagagaaaaaattcaaggagttgaatttatattatgatatagtaaattcatgagttgaatttataagacattaaattcaagaagttaaatttataaaatttggagagaataaattcaaaagattgaatttataaaatttgaggatttaatttattaaattcaaaagttgagtttattaaatattaaattaaatatagtgggaagtatgtttaatgggcttgtaggagtacaagtccaataataaataattaaagtttttaatagactttgattaattaattaaactaattggactaactcaattaattaatcaatccCATTACTGTTAATTATGGTCATTAggtcatgaaattttttattttaaaatttttttacctAAAATCGTAGCCTCCACTAATTTGGATTGTGAGATTTTGAAAATCACAACCATAATCCTACAAATATTttgtttacttaattaatttaattaattaaataattgataattaaagAAAGATTTAGATTTCTTTAGTCTCAATTTTTGCACAAGAATTCATTCGAGACTTTGGCTTGGAAATTTACAAGAAAAATTTCGGCTCTTCCATAGATTAATACTCTCAAAGGTTTTGAACAAAAATTGTGTGTTCTATCTCTAAACAAAACATCTTCTATACTTTCCAAtgcaagttagaagaggaacatGTAATTCggtcgtggaccggattagcAGATTGAAGAAAAGAGACTTGAAGAACGtacgtagggatttacaacaagagctacgccGCTAACATCGGAGTAGTTGGTGCCAACTGAAAATTTCACTAAAGGTAAAATATTCTAACTccttatgaatgtttaatttgtaaaaccatacgagtgctcaaataaatatattttgattatcaaaataaaataaaaatttaaaacttccgctaCGTTTGGGCAcgagagaaaaccgagatccaacaatggtatcagagctaggttCTCTATATCGAatggttttattttatattgaataatttatttctaaccacgcaagaaaatattttcagaaaattgttgCACTATAAAATTtcgattttaaaacaaaaaaaaataattcggATCTGCCCAGAACTGTTACGGGCAAACTGCACGCGCAGCGTCCAGCGCCCTGTGCGTAGCAACCGTCCACGGTGTGCGGAGCCTCTGCACAGCTTGTGGCAGCTGCGCGCGCGTGGCGTGCGGAACGTCCGCACGCTGCGCCCACGGCGTGCCGCCGCGCTGTGCGCACAGGTTGCCCGCCACTGCCCGACACGATCGAGATCGGGCAGTTGCGGGCAACGCGGGCGGCTGTCCGGGAGTGTCTCGGGAACCGTGCTGGAtattgggcttgaattgtttgggcctagggtgccattttttgatttttcaaaactttggattaaattgatattttatgaaaattagttaaatttatcttttaaaaaataaatttttgaaaaattaataattttcttataaaataaataattagaatatgatttttaattatttatggtaaaaatgagttttacaataaatcaattattattgaattatttggaaattaaataaatatgtttatttaatttattaaattcttcaaTAATTGttgtggttagtgataaaattattagatatatgatttatcagttaattaaatttgttttattaattgatgttaatatttgatattaaatgcatgaaggattatcgagagccttgaccaatgtattaggtgtatgttaggatattttaccgttttattcattttgttaatatttgatattattaaagtgggcctggtttatggcccgtttccaccccatgagatgtatcacttatgtgccatggctatttaaatgtaattattagaaatagtgggagatcaaaaCTGGAAGATGGTGTCCCCGATGCACAatatgaagacatgtaaaatattggaagcacttgtaatagttgcatttgcatccctgcattcacctaggttttggacctggatccatgtctggctcacatggatctaatattattggcgatcgatcatccttatttattgttgaatgtcatattatgatatatatttgatatatagtagtatgcatgtatgtatattattaaataatatagttgcatgaatccggcaaacatacaaactcgtggcacatgattttaaattaaaatgatgagacaattttaaaattaaaatccctcattttgaacaagattcaaaatttatatcaaactacaaaagtaaaaattaaaagagtttaatttttcatgccttccatcaaccgtggttgcatgttgatcgctacccgcggacagtgtctggctcatattattggggaggcctggacaccggaaagctgtgacttagCTTCCAccagacatat from Primulina tabacum isolate GXHZ01 chromosome 3, ASM2559414v2, whole genome shotgun sequence encodes:
- the LOC142539155 gene encoding uncharacterized protein LOC142539155 — encoded protein: MKCDGFKSVAVKIAFWAAAKATRIEEFQVHMAELKDIDAKAYEWLAKKPENQLSKAYFSTTPKSDILLNNLCESFNSFIIDAREKPVIEMYEMIRNLLMGRFQKNRERANKWNGRICSKIKDVLAKIYVEAIRYSPMKSDEMHYQITRSDDKRDQHSVDLFNRSCSCRKYDLTGIPCKHAVCAIWCKKDDPEAYVHPYYLVETYRRCYAARIMPVNGPDLWPPCDLVPPLPPVYIQKVGRPAKLRRREPDEPPPSENKLRGVKKFTKCKQCGGSGHNKRTCNRTEDLQHQEAFQKEPMTQQSAILPNKNLGATRKEKLQVKRARQVGVNIEGSSCSISSININQSVNIHTPAFLKDGVSFTTVSRLRASTGVRGRAGQSSSSSRIHGVKSNSSQESFKKK